DNA sequence from the Amycolatopsis sp. Hca4 genome:
TGGACACCTACGACACCGAACGGCGGCCGGTCGCCGAGGCCGTCCTGGACAACACCCGGGCGCAGATGGCGCTGTTCTCGCCCGAACCGGGCGCGAAGGCCCTGCGGCGGCTGCTCGTCGAACTGATGGACATCGACGAGGTGAACCGCCGGCTGATCGGCAAGATCACCGCGATCGACCTCCGGTACGACTTCGGCGAGGGCCCCGACCTGCTCGGCCGCCGGCAGCGTGACATCGACGTGGCCCAGGGCCGCCTCTACGACCGGCTGCACCGCGGCCGCGGACTGGTGCTGGACCGCACCGGACACCTGACGACCGGCGGCTGGTCGGACCGGGTCGACCTCCTCGCGGACCCGGGCGCGGCCCTGGAGGTCCCCGCCGTCCTGCTGCGCCCCGACGGCCACGTCGCCTGGGCCGGCGACGACCAACGGGACCTCGACGACCACCTCGCCCGCTGGTTCGGTTCACCTCTCCGGTGATGTCGTGCGGCCGGCGTCGAGACCACGCCGGCCGCATCCGGGGATAATCCCGTGATGGACTCGGGGACCACCACGCAGCTGATCACCGTGGGCGCCACCCTCGGCGGGGTCGTGCTCACGTTGCTGACCAACACGTTCGTCGAGGGCCGCAAGCTGAAGGCGACGCAACGCGCCGAAGCGCAGAAGCGGGCGGCGGAGCACGCCAGCTGGCTGCGCGACGAGCGCGTCAAGGCCTACGCGAGCCTGTCGACGGCGAGCGAAGAGGCGTTCCAGCTGATCCGGTCGGAATTCGTCAAATTGGCGACGGACAACCGCGAGGGCATCGAGACCCGCTGGCGCGAACGGCGTGCGGAGCTGCGCAAGGCGCACAACCAGGTGGCGTTGTTCGGCACCGACGAGCCGCGGCAGCGCGGCAAGGAGCTGTGGAAGGCGGCCCGCAACGGGGTCAACGCGATCTTCGCCGAGCTGGACGCCGGGGCTGCGAAGGTGCCTCGGGAAAGCCTCGACCGGGTGCTGACCGGGATCAGCGACGCCGGGGACCGGTTCCTCGAGGCGTGCCGCGCCGATGTTCAGGGGGCACGCTGATCGTCACCGCGGAGACGGCGGACCGTGGCGCGGAGACTTTCGATCTCTTCCACCATGGCCGTGAGTTCGGCTTCGCCCGCCCACTCCGTCAGCAGCTTCGCGCGACGATTCATCGCCGCCTTCTCGCGGTCGCGGACGGCGGACGCCCGGGAGTAGCGTTCCGCATCGACGGCTTCCCGCTTCAGCTTCCGCGCCCACGCGATGTCGGTGTTCACCTTCCGGATTTCCGAGGTGAACAGCGGCTCGGGTTCCACGCCCCACTTCTCGAAGTGGTCGCGGATCTTCTCCGGCGAGACCGGCACCACACCAGCCTCGGCGAGCCCCAGGAGGAGCGACGGGGTGCAGTCCCCTTCGCCGCGGACGCGGTCGATCAGGGCTTCGACCTCCGGGGCCAGCTCCACGCGGTGCCGCTCCTCCAGCGCCTCGATGAAGGACTCGGCGGTGACGGTTTCCGTGTCGGGCGGGGTGGGCAGCCGGAAGCGGGCCGCCAGCTCGGCCGGGTCCACCCCCAGCTCCGACAGCACCCGCAGGGCGACGCTCGGTCCCGCGGTCGGCAAGCCGAAGGCCAGCTGCTCGAGGGTGATCACACCGTCCACTCCGGGCGCGTGACCCAACACCTGATCGAACGAAATGGCTTTTTCCGGCACGGTCATCCCCTTCCCGCGTCCAGGGAGCTCGCCGCCGGGACTCGCAGCGAGGGCGCGAGGAAGACGATCCCCATCGTGACCGCCACGGCCGACGACAGCGCCCAGTGCAGGCCGACGCGGGTCGCGAGCGCGCCGACCAGCACCGGCTCCACCAGGAAACCCAGATAGCCGCAGGCCGCGACGGCGGCGACCGCCCGGCCCGGCGCGTCCGCCTGCTTGCGGCTCGCCACGCTCCACGCGATCGGCACGATCCCGGCCACCCCGAGCCCGACGACGGCGAAGCCGGACACCACCGCGACCGGCCACGGCGCCGCGAGGACCACGGCGAAGCCCAGCACCGCGACCGTGGCCGCGACGCGGACGAAGCGGACTGCGCCCGTCCGCGCCACCACGCGGTCGGCGACCAGCCGGACCGCGATCATCGTCGCGGAGAAGGCGAAGTAGCCGAGCGACGCGAGCGCGGGCGTCGCGCCGGTGACGTCGGCGAGGTACACCGCGCTCCAGCTGTTGACCGCGCCCTCGGCGACGAACCCGCAGAAGGCGATCACGCCCAGCGGCACCAGCGCCCGGCTCGGCCACGCGAACGCCGCGCCGCCCTGGCCGCGGTCGGCGCCGCCGAGGAAGCAGGTGCGGGCCGCCCACAGCGCGAGCGCGAGCAGTACCGCGCCGGCGACGGGGAAGTGCACCGTCACCGGGACGTGCGCGGCTTCCATCAGCGCGTCGACGCCCGAGCCCGCGAGGCCGCCGATGTTCCAGAAGGCGTGGAAGCCGGCGAAGATCGGGCGCCCGTAGCCCTCCTCGACGCGGGCCGCGTGCGCGTTCATCGCGACGTCGAGCAGGCTGTTGCCCACGCCGAGCACGACCAGCGCGGCGAAGAACACCGGCGCCGACCACGCGAGCGCGACCAGCGGCAGCCCCGCGCACAGCACCGTCGCGCCGAGCACGACGGCCGCCCGGCTGCCGATCCGGGTGAGCAGCGCGCCCGCGCCGAGCAGGGCGAGCACCGATCCGGCGGCGAGGCCGAACAGCCCGGTCGCCAGCTCACCGGTGCTCAGCCCGAGCCGCCCCTGCACGGCGGGCACCCGGGCCAGCCAGGTCGCGAACGCGGCACCGCACACCGCGAACACGACGGAAACCCCCAGCCGAGCGCGTTTCAGCTCCCCCGTCACCACCACGATCCTGGCCCGCGGCGAACCGGCTGTCCAGGTCCACGGAGGTCGACTCCGGGGCAGGCCATCACGATCCCACGGCCGCGGTCGCCCGGCCTACGGTGGCAAGGTGAAATCCTTGAGCCACGACCGGCTGGCCGGCGCCCTCGTCACCGAAGCGGACCGGTTCGGGACGGCGATAGCGGGCGCCGACGGGGAGACGCGCGTCCCGACTTGTCCAGAGTGGACACTGCGGGACCTGACCTGTCACGTCGGGGCCGCCTACCACAAATCCGCCGCGATCATCGCGAGCCGGCCCACGGGTTACGTGCCGTTCGAAGCCGTCACGATCGACGAACCGCCCGCGTTCGAGGCCCTCGGCGGCTGGCTCCACGAGGGCGCGGAACGGCTCGTCGCCGCGGTGGCCGAGGTCGGCCCCGAGACGCCGACGTCGACGTGGACGCCCGATCGGCGCGCCGGGTTCTGGACGCGGCGGCTGACCCACGAAACGGTCGTCCACCGCGCGGACGCCGCCTTCGCGACGGGCAAGGCGTACGACGTCGACGCCGATCTGGCCGCGGACGGGATTTCCGAAGGACTGGACCTGGTGGCCGTCTTCTCGCGCCGGCCGCACCCGGCGCTGGACCGCACTTCTCTGCACGGCACCGGCGAGACGCTGGCTTTCCACGCCACTGAACCCGCAACCGGCTGGCTCGTCCGGCGGACGCCGTCGGGGGTCGAGGTGAGCGAGGAAACCGCCGGAGCCGATGTCGTGGTCGAGGGCCGCGCGGCCGATCTGCTGCTCGCCCTGAACGGACGGCTTCCCGCGGACGACCCGCGGCTCGCCGTGACCGGGGACGCGGCGCTGTTCCGGCACTGGCTGGCGAACACGCGCTTCTAGACCTTGACGGCGGTCGTATAGTCGGTTCCGACTAATAGGGAGCGACTAGTGCCGCGACGCAAGATCCGCAACACCCTCGCGCTGGCTCTGCTCGGCCTG
Encoded proteins:
- a CDS encoding MFS transporter, with protein sequence MTGELKRARLGVSVVFAVCGAAFATWLARVPAVQGRLGLSTGELATGLFGLAAGSVLALLGAGALLTRIGSRAAVVLGATVLCAGLPLVALAWSAPVFFAALVVLGVGNSLLDVAMNAHAARVEEGYGRPIFAGFHAFWNIGGLAGSGVDALMEAAHVPVTVHFPVAGAVLLALALWAARTCFLGGADRGQGGAAFAWPSRALVPLGVIAFCGFVAEGAVNSWSAVYLADVTGATPALASLGYFAFSATMIAVRLVADRVVARTGAVRFVRVAATVAVLGFAVVLAAPWPVAVVSGFAVVGLGVAGIVPIAWSVASRKQADAPGRAVAAVAACGYLGFLVEPVLVGALATRVGLHWALSSAVAVTMGIVFLAPSLRVPAASSLDAGRG
- a CDS encoding maleylpyruvate isomerase family mycothiol-dependent enzyme, producing the protein MKSLSHDRLAGALVTEADRFGTAIAGADGETRVPTCPEWTLRDLTCHVGAAYHKSAAIIASRPTGYVPFEAVTIDEPPAFEALGGWLHEGAERLVAAVAEVGPETPTSTWTPDRRAGFWTRRLTHETVVHRADAAFATGKAYDVDADLAADGISEGLDLVAVFSRRPHPALDRTSLHGTGETLAFHATEPATGWLVRRTPSGVEVSEETAGADVVVEGRAADLLLALNGRLPADDPRLAVTGDAALFRHWLANTRF